Below is a genomic region from Candidatus Acidulodesulfobacterium acidiphilum.
TCAGACTTTGCAGGGCTTAAAGAGGCATTGCTCGCCGAATTTAAAAATACGGATATTCTTTTTATGGCGGCGGCGGTTTCGGATTATAGCTTTAAAGAAAAAAGCCCCGTAAAGATTAAAAAAAGCGATATGAAACGCATAAGCGATAATATAGAAACATCGGACGAAAAAAATTACGATACCGGTAATTCAACCCCTCCAACCCTTAAAATAGAACTTATCCAAAACGAAGATTTATTAAAAGCCGTTTCAAAAATCAAAAAAGACGGACAGACGGTTTTCGGTTTTGCCGCCGAAACCGATTCCGCAATAGAAAACGGACGAAAAAAACTTTCAGAAAAATCCTTAGACTACATTTTCGTCAACGACGTATCAAAAGATATTATCGGAAGCGACGAGAACGAAGGCTTTTTAATAAACAAGTCGGGCGAAATAAAAAATTTCAAAAGGGAAAGCAAAGAAAGCCTCGCCGAAAAATTAATCGACGAAATATCGTAAAAACATTTCGCAAGGTAAATAAATTTATTTTTAAAAATAACATTGTTTTTTTGATAAAAGATTATAAATATTTTAAAATTAATATTGTTGATGTAATAATTAATAATTAAAAATTAATAATTAATAAGTATTCAATAATTTTAAAAAATCGGGAGCTTATATGAACTTCATATTTTGGTTTTTTATTATAGCGGCGGTTCTAATTTTTATAATAGTAGTTTCTTTGTATAATACTCTTATATCGAGAAGAAACGGCGTTAAATATGCATATTCAAGTATAGACGCGCTTCTTAAAAAGCGTTTTGATTTAATACCCAATCTTGTTTCAGCCGCAAAAGAGTACATGAATTACGAAAAGAACCTTTTAAACCAACTTACCGAACTAAGGACTTCTTTTAAACCAGGTTCTATGAGTCCTCAGGAACTTGACAGCATAGATACGCAGTCTAAGGCATTAATAAAAGGAATATTTGCCGTTGCCGAAAATTATCCCGATTTAAAAGCCAGCCAAAACGTATTGCAGCTTCAAGCGGCGTTAAACGAAGTGGAAGAACAGATTTCCGCCGCACGTAGAGCATATAATGCAGCCGTTATGCAGTATAATAATGCCGTCAACCAGTTTCCGTCTA
It encodes:
- a CDS encoding LemA family protein, with protein sequence MNFIFWFFIIAAVLIFIIVVSLYNTLISRRNGVKYAYSSIDALLKKRFDLIPNLVSAAKEYMNYEKNLLNQLTELRTSFKPGSMSPQELDSIDTQSKALIKGIFAVAENYPDLKASQNVLQLQAALNEVEEQISAARRAYNAAVMQYNNAVNQFPSNIIANAFDFKPSDSFSIPEGERQNVDIKALFRD